A portion of the Ascaphus truei isolate aAscTru1 chromosome 14, aAscTru1.hap1, whole genome shotgun sequence genome contains these proteins:
- the PTX3 gene encoding pentraxin-related protein PTX3, with product MVSKDMIALNILLCAISCFSSAWTIDDVLNVIVEHEFDNGNLETEEAPCTVSECQTRETTKWDKLFTILENSQMKENMLLQSIDEVIKVELQSVRAEMLQFVDNFAGTCGLGSEGVTPKNAAELDTALPSRLNQDEQYENSLEASNGNMLGELFILSNNISNRLDKIENAQQRKDDEADAGEQNQVDAKCKIEGNSLNSALRELDQVSSKLQLTEKWISQRILPSGCEVAILFPMRSPKIYASVHPADMTLPAFTACVWVKVTEALDKTVVFSYGTKRNAYEIQLYLDRQDAVLVVGGDKNKVTARHVTTPGQWSHLCGTWSSVDGTATIWANGEISATSFEVAKGHVIPPRGILQLGQEKNGCCVGGGFDESLSFSGKVTGFNVWDRVLSEEEIVTKTGAEDACGIRGNIVAWGTTEILPHGGAQYIH from the exons ATGGTTTCTAAAGATATGATAGCACTGAATATATTATTGTGTGCTATTTCTTGTTTCTCGTCTGCTTGGACTATTGATGATGTTCTAAATGTTATCGTTGAGCATGAGTTTGACAATGGAAATCTTGAAACTGAAGAAG CTCCATGTACTGTATCTGAGTGCCAAACTAGAGAGACTACAAAGTGGGACAAACTGTTTACAATATTAGAGAACTCCCAGATGAAAGAGAATATGCTGCTGCAGTCCATTGATGAAGTTATTAAGGTGGAACTGCAGAGTGTGAGAGCTGAAATGCTGCAGTTTGTAGACAACTTCGCTGGAACCTGTGGTTTGGGCAGTGAGGGTGTCACTCCTAAAAATGCAGCTGAGCTGGACACAGCACTACCATCCAGATTGAATCAAGATGAACAGTATGAGAACAGTCTGGAAGCGAGTAACGGAAACATGCTGGGAGAATTGTTTATTCTGAGCAACAACATATCGAATAGACTGGACAAGATTGAAAATGCTCAGCAGAGAAAAGATGACGAGGCAGATGCTGGTGAGCAAAATCAAGTTGATGCCAAATGTAAAATTGAAGGGAACAGCCTCAACTCTGCTCTACGAGAGCTAGATCAAGTGTCATCCAAACTGCAGCTAACCGAAAAGTGGATCAGCCAACGCATCCTACCATCAG GTTGTGAAGTAGCAATTTTATTCCCAATGAGATCACCCAAAATCTATGCAAGTGTGCACCCTGCGGACATGACCCTTCCGGCCTTCACTGCCTGCGTATGGGTTAAAGTGACCGAAGCACTGGACAAAACTGTTGTGTTCTCCTACGGCACCAAACGAAACGCTTATGAAATTCAGCTGTACCTGGACCGTCAGGATGCCGTGCTAGTTGTAGGCGGTGACAAGAACAAAGTGACTGCAAGGCATGTGACAACCCCAGGGCAATGGTCTCACTTGTGTGGCACGTGGAGCTCTGTTGATGGTACAGCAACAATCTGGGCCAACGGTGAGATCAGTGCTACTTCCTTTGAAGTGGCAAAGGGTCATGTCATTCCTCCTAGAGGGATTTTGCAGCTTGGCCAAGAAAAGAATGGTTGCTGTGTAGGAGGTGGCTTTGATGAATCATTATCCTTCTCTGGAAAGGTCACAGGCTTCAATGTATGGGATAGAGTACTCAGTGAAGAGGAGATCGTGACAAAGACTGGAGCAGAAGATGCTTGTGGTATCCGGGGTAATATTGTTGCTTGGGGAACCACAGAAATCCTGCCACATGGGGGAGCTCAATATATTCACTAG